In Gossypium raimondii isolate GPD5lz chromosome 12, ASM2569854v1, whole genome shotgun sequence, a single window of DNA contains:
- the LOC105763265 gene encoding uncharacterized protein LOC105763265 — translation MDSFGFDNVKAEKAKAMRRFNRLRSLAKAFRFLELLSALLFFAWTFERVPFAVKISGVFLLKLGGVVASPLFVFLVSNVIIVTLIAKSGIFSAVNNVDSKIYDEIINNAENRSKSECQKEVLYQDKEIISEASIDTLSSEETEPEPEPDSEFEMDYPRVYRRSKSEKLAIRKSGEEVTRELRRSETEKCRKVENMDGELVPEDELSNEEFQRTIEDFIAKQLRFRREESLSIVFPCSNPNLKNNFPLQ, via the coding sequence ATGGATTCCTTTGGTTTCGATAACGTGAAAGCAGAGAAAGCTAAGGCGATGAGGAGGTTCAATCGGCTTCGAAGCTTAGCCAAGGCCTTCCGTTTCTTGGAATTGCTGTCGGCTTTGCTGTTTTTCGCGTGGACATTCGAGCGCGTGCCTTTCGCCGTGAAAATCTCCGGAGTGTTCCTTTTGAAGCTCGGCGGAGTCGTCGCCAGTCCCCTCTTTGTTTTCCTCGTCTCTAACGTCATCATCGTTACCCTCATTGCCAAGTCCGGCATTTTTTCCGCTGTTAACAATGTTGATTCCAAAATCTACGATGAAATCATCAACAATGCTGAGAATCGCTCCAAATCCGAGTGCCAAAAAGAGGTTCTGTATCAAGACAAAGAGATCATCTCTGAAGCGAGCATAGATACCTTAAGCAGCGAAGAGACGGAGCCGGAGCCGGAACCGGACTCTGAGTTTGAGATGGATTATCCAAGAGTGTATAGAAGGAGTAAGTCGGAGAAGTTGGCGATAAGAAAGAGTGGGGAGGAAGTGACGAGGGAACTACGACGATCCGAGACAGAAAAGTGCCGGAAAGTTGAAAATATGGACGGGGAATTAGTTCCAGAAGACGAGTTGAGCAACGAAGAGTTTCAACGAACGATCGAAGATTTCATCGCGAAGCAGTTGAGGTTTCGCCGAGAAGAATCTCTGTCTATTGTTTTTCCCTGTTCAAACCCAAACCTGAAAAATAACTTCCCTTTGCAGTAA